Proteins from one Sarcophilus harrisii chromosome 2, mSarHar1.11, whole genome shotgun sequence genomic window:
- the CDCA4 gene encoding cell division cycle-associated protein 4 isoform X1, whose amino-acid sequence METDDREGNRMWEEDSSHKHLLDVSSWINCIVASKTTKDTMFARGIKRKCFDGEEDIEGTLAGFKSVPSYNLQRQSLLDMSLVKLQLCHMLVEPNLCRSVLIANTVRQIQEEMTQDGTWQVINAQNTGQASLDRLVSSDILCRSTKEQNEGKLVPSYSGFSKDFENTPSQDIISDLSTVTSVQAPRNPQSNNVWEMENSQENRGNFQKSLDQIFETLENKNPNSVEDLFSDVDNSYYDLDTVLTGMMNNTKMGHCDVLESFSSQTTTNSNSNCKSDINELDHIVEILVES is encoded by the exons ATGGAGACTGACGACAGGGAGGGAAATAGGATGTGGGAAGAGGACAGTTCTcacaaacatttactg GATGTTTCTTCATGGATTAATTGCATAGTAGCAAGCAAAACTACTAAG GACACAATGTTTGCaagaggaataaagagaaaatgttttgatGGTGAAGAAGATATTGAAGGAACCCTGGCTGGTTTTAAGTCTGTTCCCTCATATAATCTTCAGCGGCAATCACTTTTAGACATGTCTCTGGTAAAGCTTCAATTGTGCCACATGCTTGTTGAACCTAATCTGTGTCGCTCGGTTCTTATAGCAAATACTGTAAGGCAGATACAAGAAGAAATGACCCAGGATGGAACTTGGCAGGTGATAAATGCTCAGAACACAGGACAGGCGTCTCTTGATCGTCTAGTATCATCAGATATCCTTTGTCGTTCAACAAAAGAACAGAATGAAGGAAAACTTGTTCCAAGTTATAGTGGTTTCtcaaaagactttgaaaataCCCCATCTCAAGATATTATTTCTGACCTGTCTACAGTTACATCAGTACAAGCTCCAAGAAACCCTCAAAGTAATAATGTATGGGAAATGGAGAACTCTCAAGAAAATAGGGGAAACTTTCAAAAGTCACTAGATCAAATATTTGAAACATTGGAGAACAAAAATCCTAATTCTGTAGAAGACTTATTTTCAGATGTTGATAATTCTTATTATGATCTTGATACAGTATTAACTGGAATGATGAACAACACAAAAATGGGACATTGTGATGTGCTTGAGAGCTTTTCATCTCAGACAACTACAAATTCTAACTCAAATTGTAAATCTGATATAAATGAGCTTGACCATATTGTGGAAATCCTTGTTGAATCTTGA
- the CDCA4 gene encoding cell division cycle-associated protein 4 isoform X2, which produces METDDREGNRMWEEDSSHKHLLDTMFARGIKRKCFDGEEDIEGTLAGFKSVPSYNLQRQSLLDMSLVKLQLCHMLVEPNLCRSVLIANTVRQIQEEMTQDGTWQVINAQNTGQASLDRLVSSDILCRSTKEQNEGKLVPSYSGFSKDFENTPSQDIISDLSTVTSVQAPRNPQSNNVWEMENSQENRGNFQKSLDQIFETLENKNPNSVEDLFSDVDNSYYDLDTVLTGMMNNTKMGHCDVLESFSSQTTTNSNSNCKSDINELDHIVEILVES; this is translated from the exons ATGGAGACTGACGACAGGGAGGGAAATAGGATGTGGGAAGAGGACAGTTCTcacaaacatttactg GACACAATGTTTGCaagaggaataaagagaaaatgttttgatGGTGAAGAAGATATTGAAGGAACCCTGGCTGGTTTTAAGTCTGTTCCCTCATATAATCTTCAGCGGCAATCACTTTTAGACATGTCTCTGGTAAAGCTTCAATTGTGCCACATGCTTGTTGAACCTAATCTGTGTCGCTCGGTTCTTATAGCAAATACTGTAAGGCAGATACAAGAAGAAATGACCCAGGATGGAACTTGGCAGGTGATAAATGCTCAGAACACAGGACAGGCGTCTCTTGATCGTCTAGTATCATCAGATATCCTTTGTCGTTCAACAAAAGAACAGAATGAAGGAAAACTTGTTCCAAGTTATAGTGGTTTCtcaaaagactttgaaaataCCCCATCTCAAGATATTATTTCTGACCTGTCTACAGTTACATCAGTACAAGCTCCAAGAAACCCTCAAAGTAATAATGTATGGGAAATGGAGAACTCTCAAGAAAATAGGGGAAACTTTCAAAAGTCACTAGATCAAATATTTGAAACATTGGAGAACAAAAATCCTAATTCTGTAGAAGACTTATTTTCAGATGTTGATAATTCTTATTATGATCTTGATACAGTATTAACTGGAATGATGAACAACACAAAAATGGGACATTGTGATGTGCTTGAGAGCTTTTCATCTCAGACAACTACAAATTCTAACTCAAATTGTAAATCTGATATAAATGAGCTTGACCATATTGTGGAAATCCTTGTTGAATCTTGA
- the CDCA4 gene encoding cell division cycle-associated protein 4 isoform X3: protein MFARGIKRKCFDGEEDIEGTLAGFKSVPSYNLQRQSLLDMSLVKLQLCHMLVEPNLCRSVLIANTVRQIQEEMTQDGTWQVINAQNTGQASLDRLVSSDILCRSTKEQNEGKLVPSYSGFSKDFENTPSQDIISDLSTVTSVQAPRNPQSNNVWEMENSQENRGNFQKSLDQIFETLENKNPNSVEDLFSDVDNSYYDLDTVLTGMMNNTKMGHCDVLESFSSQTTTNSNSNCKSDINELDHIVEILVES from the coding sequence ATGTTTGCaagaggaataaagagaaaatgttttgatGGTGAAGAAGATATTGAAGGAACCCTGGCTGGTTTTAAGTCTGTTCCCTCATATAATCTTCAGCGGCAATCACTTTTAGACATGTCTCTGGTAAAGCTTCAATTGTGCCACATGCTTGTTGAACCTAATCTGTGTCGCTCGGTTCTTATAGCAAATACTGTAAGGCAGATACAAGAAGAAATGACCCAGGATGGAACTTGGCAGGTGATAAATGCTCAGAACACAGGACAGGCGTCTCTTGATCGTCTAGTATCATCAGATATCCTTTGTCGTTCAACAAAAGAACAGAATGAAGGAAAACTTGTTCCAAGTTATAGTGGTTTCtcaaaagactttgaaaataCCCCATCTCAAGATATTATTTCTGACCTGTCTACAGTTACATCAGTACAAGCTCCAAGAAACCCTCAAAGTAATAATGTATGGGAAATGGAGAACTCTCAAGAAAATAGGGGAAACTTTCAAAAGTCACTAGATCAAATATTTGAAACATTGGAGAACAAAAATCCTAATTCTGTAGAAGACTTATTTTCAGATGTTGATAATTCTTATTATGATCTTGATACAGTATTAACTGGAATGATGAACAACACAAAAATGGGACATTGTGATGTGCTTGAGAGCTTTTCATCTCAGACAACTACAAATTCTAACTCAAATTGTAAATCTGATATAAATGAGCTTGACCATATTGTGGAAATCCTTGTTGAATCTTGA